The following proteins are co-located in the Rippkaea orientalis PCC 8801 genome:
- a CDS encoding ribonucleotide-diphosphate reductase subunit beta has product MVVTNTNSRQKMPINPIFNPSGDDAIENRSIWFGNTTNLMQLNDVRYTWAVGLYQQMRENFWIPQRLDITQDVTDYANLTDDERYAYDGILSYLTFLDSVQTCNIPHLKSSVTAPEVSLCMAEQISQEGMHNQSYQYIIETIIPPERRTQVYDFWRTDKVLKERCEFIASLYQKYIDIPTSENYFVALMADYLLEGLYFYNGFIYFYNLASRMLMPGSADIFKMINRDELSHVRLYQKLIPEARKVFPHSVDQIYDMFDRAVKYECQWTNHIVGNNILGITEASTEQYTKYLANIRLRSIGLDPLYPDIKYNKSPYTHLERFSDTKKEAHTKANFFEATVTSYVMSSGITGWDEI; this is encoded by the coding sequence ATGGTAGTAACTAATACAAACTCCCGGCAAAAAATGCCCATTAACCCCATTTTTAATCCCAGTGGGGATGATGCTATTGAAAACCGTTCTATTTGGTTTGGCAATACCACTAATTTAATGCAGCTTAACGATGTTCGCTACACTTGGGCAGTCGGTTTGTATCAACAAATGCGGGAAAATTTTTGGATTCCCCAGAGGCTAGATATTACCCAAGATGTAACAGATTATGCCAATTTAACCGACGATGAACGGTATGCCTATGATGGAATTTTATCCTATCTGACCTTCTTAGATTCTGTCCAAACCTGCAATATTCCTCACCTAAAAAGTAGTGTAACTGCCCCAGAAGTTAGCCTTTGTATGGCAGAACAAATTTCTCAAGAAGGAATGCACAACCAAAGTTATCAATATATCATTGAAACCATTATTCCCCCAGAAAGACGCACGCAAGTTTATGATTTTTGGCGGACAGATAAAGTCCTCAAAGAACGTTGTGAATTTATCGCCAGTTTATATCAAAAATACATTGATATTCCCACCTCTGAGAACTATTTTGTCGCATTAATGGCAGATTATTTGCTAGAAGGGTTGTATTTTTATAATGGCTTTATTTACTTCTATAATCTTGCTTCAAGAATGTTAATGCCAGGGTCTGCTGATATTTTTAAAATGATTAACCGAGATGAGTTAAGTCATGTTAGATTATATCAAAAATTAATCCCAGAAGCGAGAAAAGTTTTTCCCCATTCTGTTGATCAAATTTATGATATGTTTGATCGGGCAGTCAAATACGAATGTCAATGGACTAATCATATTGTAGGGAATAATATATTAGGAATTACGGAAGCGAGTACGGAACAATATACCAAGTATTTAGCCAATATTCGTTTGCGTTCTATTGGGTTAGATCCCCTTTATCCTGATATAAAATACAATAAGAGCCCTTACACCCATTTAGAACGGTTTTCTGATACCAAAAAAGAAGCGCATACTAAGGCGAATTTCTTTGAAGCAACCGTCACCAGTTACGTCATGTCTTCAGGGATTACTGGATGGGATGAAATTTAG
- a CDS encoding aminotransferase class IV, protein MIAMFWYNGELKQENTISLNIAEPGLIYGATVFTTLRVYQESLDHPLTQWKAHCDRLESSLKAFDWTIPNWQQIQQQAEVLVPHYPVLRLTIFPDGKELITGRFLPQDLPQSQQQGIKGWVANNSLYQRSLPNHKTGNYLGAFLALQQAKKLGFREAILIDDDGNWLETATGNLWGYKQGIWYTPQLKEGILPGIGRSQLISWLKNQQIEVKQTQWNTDLIERLEIIAYGNSVFEIIPFSSITMGEKQLILNPSHPSLKQVRDYYQIGF, encoded by the coding sequence ATGATTGCTATGTTTTGGTACAATGGAGAATTAAAACAAGAAAATACTATATCCCTAAATATTGCTGAACCTGGGTTAATTTATGGGGCAACAGTATTTACAACATTACGAGTCTATCAAGAATCTTTAGACCATCCCTTAACTCAATGGAAAGCCCATTGTGATAGACTAGAATCGAGTTTAAAAGCCTTTGATTGGACGATTCCCAATTGGCAACAAATACAGCAACAAGCGGAGGTATTAGTTCCCCATTATCCTGTCCTAAGATTAACAATTTTTCCTGATGGGAAAGAATTGATTACAGGACGATTTTTACCCCAAGATTTACCTCAATCTCAACAGCAAGGAATTAAGGGGTGGGTAGCTAATAATTCTCTTTATCAACGTTCTTTACCTAATCATAAAACAGGCAACTATTTAGGGGCATTTTTAGCCTTACAACAGGCAAAAAAATTAGGGTTTAGAGAAGCTATCTTAATCGATGATGACGGGAATTGGTTAGAAACAGCTACAGGTAATCTTTGGGGATATAAACAAGGTATCTGGTACACCCCACAACTTAAAGAAGGCATATTACCAGGAATTGGGCGATCGCAGTTAATATCCTGGTTAAAGAATCAGCAAATTGAAGTTAAACAAACTCAATGGAATACTGATTTAATTGAACGTTTAGAAATCATCGCCTATGGCAACAGTGTTTTTGAAATTATTCCTTTTTCTAGCATTACAATGGGAGAGAAGCAACTCATATTAAATCCCTCCCATCCTAGTCTTAAACAGGTAAGAGATTATTATCAAATAGGTTTTTAA